In a single window of the Lagenorhynchus albirostris chromosome 19, mLagAlb1.1, whole genome shotgun sequence genome:
- the LOC132510147 gene encoding transmembrane protein 25-like, translating to MGCTVKLELAQVGAKYQEAQGPGLLVVLLALARANPPANVTWIDQDGPVTVNASDLLVLAAQNYPWLTKHTVQLQLRSLTHNLSLVATNDVGVTSASLPAAGPSRRPSLIPSDSNNLKFNNVRLPRENMSLPPHLQLSDLTPDSRGKPADQQMAQDNSQPEFLDPEPGGLLSSRGFIRLPMLGYIYRVSSVSSDEI from the exons ATGGG GTGTACAGTTAAGCTGGAGCTTGCCCAGGTTGGGGCCAAGTACCAGGAAGCTCAAGGCCCGGGCCTCCTGGTCGTCCTTTTAGCCCTGGCGCGTGCAAACCCGCCTGCAAACGTGACCTGGATCGACCAGGATGGGCCGGTGACTGTCAATGCCTCTGACCTCCTGGTGCTGGCTGCCCAGAACTACCCGTGGCTCACCAAACACACCGTGCAGCTGCAGCTCCGCAGCCTGACACACAATCTCTCCTTGGTGGCCACCAACGATGTGGGTGTCACCAGCGCCTCGCTTCCGGCCGCAGGCCCCTCCCGGCGCCCATCCCTGATCCCTAGTGACTCCAACAACCTGAAATTCAACAACGTGCGCCTGCCGCGGGAGAAcatgtccctcccaccccacctgcagCTCAGTGACCTCACTCCAGACTCCAGAGGGAAACCAGCAGACCAGCAGATGGCTCAGGACAACAGCCAGCCAGAGTTTCTGGATCCGGAGCCCGGCGGCCTCCTCAGCAGCCGAGGTTTCATCCGTCTCCCAATGCTGGGCTACATTTATCGGGTGTCCAGTGTGAGCAGTGATGAGATCTGA